The genomic segment GGGAGCGAGCTCCCTCGCCACACAAGCTTGTCTGCTCGCAGGCATCAGCTGTGTGGTGCCGAATGAGACTGCTCGACGTTATCCAGCATCCGGTTTACCGCCAATTCGGCCAGCATGATGATCTGCTGAATGGCCATCGCCGTGTGCCGCTGCGGCCCTTGCAGAAACCCCGCAAAATCACTGGTCATGACACTCGCCGACGCCAGTGACTCACAGGCATGGGCCAACAGGTCTTCGTCTTTGATATCGGGGGCAATCACAAACATGGTGCTGGGTTGGCGGACCGCGGGGGCTTTGAGGGCGTCGGGGTTGGGGTAGTTGAGCGCGCGGTCTTCCGCTTCCTTGAGTCTGTTGGCTTCGAGGGTGGGGTCGTCGGCTTCGGGGGGATTTGGTGTTGGTTTGAACATGGTGAAGCTCCGTCTACTGGGTTAAAGCTGCTCCATTCGTTTCCAAGTGAAGGGTGGCAGCTGTACGCGGGTTGGAAACCGGGGTAAACGAGCCCGACAGACCCGAAGGTCTCCCGCGCACAGCCACCATGACGCAGGCCATGCTGAAAGCGCACAAGCATACGTTATGAGGGGCGCTGATGCGCCGTTTACAGTCGGGTTTCCAAGCCCGGTCGCTGATGTGCAACGACCCCCGAAGCCTATCCACCACACTTCCGACCGACAACCGCCAAAACATGTCGGAAACATCCCAAAAATCACTTGTTCTGTAGGACGGCCACAATCCATTGCGGGAGCGGGCTCTGTTGTCTGTTTAGTTGCGCTTCAGCATCACCGGCAACTGCGCCACCAGCTTCGCATTGTTCAACGGCGCCCGAATAA from the Pseudomonas sp. N3-W genome contains:
- a CDS encoding DUF6124 family protein, yielding MFKPTPNPPEADDPTLEANRLKEAEDRALNYPNPDALKAPAVRQPSTMFVIAPDIKDEDLLAHACESLASASVMTSDFAGFLQGPQRHTAMAIQQIIMLAELAVNRMLDNVEQSHSAPHS